One Bacteroidales bacterium genomic window carries:
- a CDS encoding four helix bundle protein: MRTYRDLAVWQKAIELVTCVYENTKSFPADEKYSLVSQIRRAAVSIPSNIAEGYGRKHTNDYLRYLQISIGSVFELQTQLIISKNLNYIDNEKYDNLENKTREIERMLSSLISKIKH; the protein is encoded by the coding sequence ATCAGGACGTATAGGGATTTGGCGGTGTGGCAGAAAGCAATTGAGCTCGTTACATGTGTATATGAAAACACAAAATCATTTCCTGCAGATGAAAAGTACAGCTTGGTCTCCCAGATCCGAAGGGCTGCTGTTTCAATTCCATCCAATATTGCAGAGGGATACGGCCGTAAGCACACAAATGATTATTTAAGATACCTGCAGATCTCCATCGGTTCAGTATTTGAACTCCAAACGCAGCTGATCATATCAAAAAATTTGAATTATATTGATAATGAAAAATATGATAATCTTGAAAATAAAACAAGAGAAATTGAACGAATGTTATCCAGCCTAATCTCAAAAATCAAACATTAA
- the mnmE gene encoding tRNA uridine-5-carboxymethylaminomethyl(34) synthesis GTPase MnmE produces the protein MNHKTGFLTSTDTICAIATPPGTGPIAIVRISGPDSFRVTDEIFTPREKGLKVGQAKGYTIHYGTVSTDGEMLDEVLVYVYKAPNSYTGEDSVEISCHGSFYIQKKLIELLLEKGCRMAKPGEYTLRAYLNGKVDLSQAEAVTDLIAAHSRSAHDLAINQIRGGFSDSIKKLRQQLVDFASMLELELDFSEEDVEFADRRKLLGLIHTMDKHIKSLIDSFTMGNVLKTGIPVAIVGRPNVGKSTLLNAILNEERAIVSEVPGTTRDAIEDTIIIDGVSFRFIDTAGIRPARDEIESMGIERTYEKIRQARIVLYVCDVSECTWDDVREVVEEFRQHMKDRTKKWILIGNKIDKLVEIPKDFQELVDLETIFVSAKRRENINLITSQLRKSVEEGFPMDQALVSNVRHYEALVRSHKALKHVESSIQKGTPTDLIAADIRQALYHLGEITGEITSEEILNNIFGKFCIGK, from the coding sequence ATGAATCATAAAACAGGTTTTCTCACAAGTACCGACACCATCTGCGCCATCGCCACCCCGCCCGGGACCGGTCCGATTGCCATTGTCAGGATATCGGGGCCGGACTCGTTTCGCGTGACCGATGAGATATTCACTCCCAGGGAGAAAGGCCTGAAGGTCGGTCAGGCCAAAGGATACACCATACATTACGGCACGGTCAGCACAGACGGGGAGATGCTGGATGAGGTCCTGGTTTATGTTTATAAAGCTCCGAATTCATATACGGGTGAGGATTCCGTGGAGATCTCCTGTCACGGTTCGTTCTATATCCAGAAAAAACTCATCGAGCTGTTGCTGGAGAAAGGATGCCGGATGGCAAAGCCGGGTGAATACACACTGAGGGCCTATCTCAACGGCAAGGTTGACCTGTCACAGGCAGAGGCGGTCACGGATCTGATCGCCGCCCATTCCCGTTCTGCACACGACCTGGCCATCAACCAGATACGCGGAGGCTTTTCAGACAGCATCAAAAAACTGCGTCAGCAGCTGGTGGATTTTGCCTCGATGCTGGAACTGGAACTGGATTTCAGCGAAGAGGATGTGGAGTTTGCCGACCGGCGCAAGCTGCTCGGATTGATCCATACAATGGATAAGCACATCAAATCGCTCATCGATTCCTTTACGATGGGCAATGTGCTGAAGACCGGCATTCCCGTGGCCATTGTCGGCAGGCCCAATGTAGGCAAGTCCACGTTGCTCAATGCGATCCTCAACGAGGAGCGGGCGATCGTGTCGGAGGTGCCGGGCACTACGCGCGATGCCATTGAAGATACGATCATCATCGACGGCGTTTCGTTCCGTTTTATCGACACAGCAGGCATCCGCCCCGCCCGCGACGAGATCGAGAGCATGGGCATTGAACGCACCTACGAGAAGATCCGACAGGCAAGGATCGTTTTGTATGTGTGCGACGTGAGCGAGTGCACCTGGGATGATGTCAGGGAGGTCGTGGAGGAGTTCAGGCAGCATATGAAGGACCGGACGAAAAAGTGGATCCTCATCGGCAACAAGATCGACAAGCTGGTGGAGATCCCCAAGGACTTCCAGGAGCTGGTGGATCTGGAGACGATCTTTGTATCGGCCAAACGCCGCGAGAACATCAACCTGATCACCTCCCAGCTCCGCAAGTCGGTCGAAGAGGGCTTTCCGATGGACCAGGCGCTGGTGTCGAACGTGCGGCACTACGAAGCGCTGGTCCGGTCGCATAAGGCGTTAAAGCACGTGGAGAGCAGCATTCAGAAGGGCACACCCACCGATCTGATCGCGGCTGACATCCGCCAGGCGTTATATCACCTGGGTGAGATCACCGGCGAGATCACCAGCGAAGAGATCCTGAACAACATTTTTGGTAAATTCTGTATCGGAAAGTAA